In Tepidimonas taiwanensis, the following are encoded in one genomic region:
- a CDS encoding hemerythrin domain-containing protein → MSATPNAPTNDQPIADFSQCHAGILRKLDALAELPALLAPAARAREIAEQSLAFFREAIVEHHEDEERELFPAVLASAAAGAERERVQGLVQRLTEEHRALERLWKQLEGDLKKVAKGQSFALDTAGLEALVAQYRSHACFEEAEFLPLAQAILGRNDNHLAALGLALHMRHTPVPVAGYV, encoded by the coding sequence ATGTCTGCGACCCCCAACGCCCCGACGAACGATCAGCCGATCGCCGATTTCTCGCAGTGCCACGCGGGCATACTGCGCAAGCTGGACGCGCTGGCGGAATTGCCAGCGTTGCTGGCCCCCGCCGCCCGCGCGCGGGAGATTGCCGAGCAGTCGCTGGCGTTCTTTCGCGAAGCGATCGTCGAACACCATGAGGACGAGGAGCGAGAGCTGTTTCCGGCCGTGCTCGCCAGTGCCGCGGCGGGGGCAGAGCGCGAGCGGGTGCAGGGGCTGGTGCAACGCCTGACGGAGGAGCACCGTGCACTCGAACGCCTGTGGAAGCAGCTCGAGGGGGACCTCAAAAAAGTCGCCAAAGGGCAGTCGTTCGCCCTCGACACGGCGGGGCTGGAGGCGCTGGTGGCGCAGTACCGCTCGCATGCCTGCTTCGAGGAGGCCGAATTCCTGCCGCTGGCGCAGGCCATCCTGGGGCGCAACGACAACCACCTGGCCGCGCTGGGCTTGGCGCTGCACATGCGGCACACGCCGGTGCCGGTTGCCGGCTACGTCTGA